AACCCATTCAGAACCAGTACTACTTACactttataataattttgttttgcaaataGTCAACAGTAATTGTTTCCTGGTCTAccaatactgtacatgtacctcttTGTGAGCGTGGCATTGTTTCTCCTCGTCTGTTTGCTGCTCCCTCGCGTAACCCAGGAGCAATATACTTCCCTATTTTGGCTGCGGCTGGCTGTTCTCCAGTGCTGACTGCTGGTGCTCCTGCTCCTATTCGTCAGTACAAAGGGATTAAAGGGATTATAATGCCTTAGCAGAATGTtacaatgaaagaaaactaatagGCTGTATACATGTAATCTTATGGTGTGGCTATTTAACAGCTACGTAGGAGATAAAgtcaatagttttacaatgattAAAAACAAGTCCTAAATTCATGACTTGTATAACCAAAACTACAGCTGATAGAGTCAtgctatttcagtcaaacttcaaaacccTACGTAAAATACATCTTTGCAtcaatcaagaccaaaaaataatgctgtagttttgttcacTGGTTGCCAAGAGCCACTGGACTGCTCTCAACCTATTCTTTGTCATTTGCATCcatggatggagaggatggaaatggattgaaacttggaGATGGTGTTTgcagaaagtcgccaaaacTTAAATACAAGTAGCTCTTAGTGCAATAAATATATTCCATaccttgtcagtgggttgtcaggagtGGGTTGACGTGTGCGcttaagtactaatttagattttacccatttgagtttgagttttgacctaaaaacagcaaatttagcatgacatgtacagtgcccctttaagcaaGAAAGACGTAAACAATCAACAGAGTTGACTTTACCAGTGGCAAGCTTAGATTCAGTGACTTGGCTTTGTATGACCTCTacctaattaaaaaaaactaaaatgagACATGTATTGTAAGTGGTTTGAACAAGGGAGTGAAATTTGCAGCACTAAAATGGTGATTTTATTGGCTGGCTTTGCGAGCACTCCGAGTGGAAGTCATCTTTAGAGTTGTTTTCAGGAAAGCCATTGGTTGTAAAAACTAGAAAACTAGTTCATTATGatccttcttttttttaagtGAATAGGTTTGTCTATTTTATGTCTTTTCTGTGCAGGTTGCGTTGTTGGTTTTGGtcacattaaaaataaaatgttggtcAGACCTCAAGTTACAAGCAATTCAATATTGGGAATTGTTGTTGGGAAATCAGCCAAAACACTGGCTAAGAGAATCAATGGTTGTGAAATTGGCCAAAACATTTTGGCTTTTATGTACAGTGTGCAGTTATCTTTGCACATTTATCCTTCCTCGATCAGTTTATCCTGGAAAAAATACATTGTAAATGTTGAATTTTGTGCCATTAATATCAAAACTCCAATTCGTCAACAGAACATATGCATGTATTACATTTTACTCCAAATCCCCGTGGATGTTCATTAATCATAGTGAGATTTCACAAAACACTAAACTGCCAAATTACTTGTATCATAATACTCTTACAGTAATACCTCCTTGTTTGTTGTGAGGATTAGAAACACATCATCAgtaactgttgttgttgttgatgatggATTTGGCCCAGGGCCATCATTCTTAGCGTCtccaaacttcaacttccacaACTAAATAAAAAGaagtatttaaaatattttgcgAACTGTAAATAACTATTTGAAATGTAACAGGTAATAGTGCAGGGCTTCTCTCTTGGACTGAAAATATATAGAATTATTTCAATTATGACTTAAGTAATCACAACTGtccaacattttatttttttcgaaaaactcCTTCACACTACAATGTACAAATGTGTACTACAGTGTAcaatgtgtgtatgtatgtattggtAGTGAAGGTATATACTTTTACTTAACTTCAGGCACAGAGCAAGGGTTCATAAAGTATCTTGGATGATGCTATTacattttataataaagtttcaatATAACGCGCACTCTGAATGAACAGAGATGTAGGTAAACTAACTGAGATAATTTCGTCCAGGTTGAATGCAGGTATAATATCAGTAACACCAGGATAAATTAATATTTCATGCCGACGTTTCTACATTTAACATCCTTTAGGCTTTAATTGTGACACAGCCATTTAGCCACTGGAATTGGGAACAATTTGTTTGGTCAGTTGTAAAGTTAATTGACGTTGAACACAATTTTCACTCAACTGCATACCATCTCATTGCTTAAAGGTGACAAGATTTGAAAGACTTGCAGTCGCATTAAGGTAGAGCATTCACGATTGGAACAATCGTCTGTATTTCCTGTCCGTCGAAACTTCCGAGATCGTGATTAAGAAACCAACCCAGTTACGCAGCAATGTTGGACTATTCAATTGTCTCTCTAAATCAGGAGTGCTCAACggccaaatttttgaaaaaggtttATTTTTCTCCCAAACAACAAACTGACAACTGTCAAgcgtaccctgcgagcagagtctctttagATCttttatctaggaagatcgaaagaggctctctgctcgcagggtatgtCAAGCGATACTttcttaataattaattttcgtGGGAAAAAATATCCGCTCTTCAGCGTCATCAACCTTAAGTCTATAGTATCCCTTTTGCCAGCAAGCAACTTTATTGAGGACCATAATTGTAATGTATTGATAACCTTTTAACCGGAAATAACTCTAGTTTTCATACCGGAAGTCCATAGAAATCGCGGGCTTACTTAGACTCATGGGAAATGTGAAATCATGCTCTTCTGTGTGTCATGAAGTGCGAGTGAAGTAAAGTTCACTGTTGTGTTTAGTTCAATCTGTGTGATTCGTTGGCCATCGGTACGCAATCtttacattggcgacgaggattcGATTCGTTTTGTGAGGTAGGGGATATTTTGGGCGCCATTTGCGTAGAGCCGGATCTGAGTATTTTGTCAGGAGGATAATGACAAGCAGTGCACCTTCGATAACACAAACCCAGTCAGCCGCCGCGTTTGTTCCTCGATGTGGCCAGTATTCCTCCTTTCAACCCGAAGGAAGACCCCAACACTCTCACCCTTCGTTGGAAGTTGTGGAAGTGCtcatttaatttgcatttaGTTGCTAAAGGGAAAATGAAGGATGCACAGAAAACTGCGTTGCTGTTACATACTTGAGGATTGAACTTGCAGGAACTCTACTGTACGTTAGTGCCCGGAACGGATATCGTATCGTTCACTGAAAGTATACGGTGTTGctggttggtttttttttcgtcCCAGTTGAATGTTCCGTTCGAAAGGTATCGGTTTAGGCAAATGGAGAAAAACTTCGGGACAGTCGGTTGATCGGTTTGTTTGTTGGCTGCGACAGAAAGCGATCATCTGCGAGtttgaaaaagttgatgaagcGATAAGAAATCAGCTTATTAAGAGGTGCAGGGACTCCAGACTCCGCCGTAAGTTCCTGGAAAAATCAAACGCAACCCTGAAGGATTTGCAAAACCTAGCTCGTGTACAGGAGGCAGTAAATATGCAGGTCAAGGCCATGGATCAGTTAAGCTTGTCAGGCCAGATGAATGCTGTCTCGTTCGGCAAACCTCAAAATACGGGGAAAGGTAAAGGGATCGCTCAAGGCAGAGAGAGAGGAAATAAGTCTGGTAAACATTCTGGTGGTTGCCAGGGTGCAAAGGTGATGAGATGTTTCCGTTGTAATTACAGTGACCACATCGCACGTGATCGGAATTGTCCAGTTCGCAACCAAAAGTGCAATACGTGCGGGGAAGTTGgacattttgctatttgttgcAAAACAAAGGAACGCAAAGCTCCCTCTCAAGACTCTGAGAAAAGGAGAGCCTCCGGGGGCAGAGCATAT
The sequence above is a segment of the Montipora foliosa isolate CH-2021 chromosome 2, ASM3666993v2, whole genome shotgun sequence genome. Coding sequences within it:
- the LOC137991649 gene encoding eukaryotic translation initiation factor 3 subunit G-like, coding for MRLQVFQILSPLSNEMLWKLKFGDAKNDGPGPNPSSTTTTVTDDVFLILTTNKEVEVIQSQVTESKLATGAGAPAVSTGEQPAAAKIGKYIAPGLREGAANRRGETMPRSQRDESANIRVTNLSENTRESDLMELFRPFGPISRIFLAKGKQTNQSKGFAFINFVHREDAARAIQSVQGFGYDHLILNVEWAKPSTNQQ